A genomic stretch from Hypnocyclicus thermotrophus includes:
- a CDS encoding glucosaminidase domain-containing protein gives MKKKGIIGTLFLILISFVIVYSKSNEEKQNIIPKILLEKEEDIIILKGEKVKPVNYVIKNFYNNNLDISKKKLNFISIILPEILMVKTDIETQKEYLMKLEKKEVFTEKEKIYIKKLKIKYRSNSIKEIIEKMVIPPISIILAQGITESGWGTSRFFAEGNNVFGVWTYREDLPRIKSLNGVRGINEVYLRKFNSIKDSIENYFYNISVGNGYKNFREKINQNKDKFEIIKELKNYSEEREEYVKKIENIIKYNELEKYEKYQLINYN, from the coding sequence ATGAAAAAAAAAGGAATAATAGGAACACTTTTTTTAATATTAATTAGTTTTGTAATAGTATATTCAAAATCAAATGAAGAAAAACAAAATATAATACCTAAAATATTATTAGAAAAAGAAGAAGATATAATAATCTTAAAAGGAGAAAAAGTTAAACCTGTAAATTATGTGATAAAAAATTTTTATAATAATAATTTAGATATAAGTAAAAAAAAATTAAATTTTATATCAATTATTTTACCAGAAATATTAATGGTAAAAACGGATATAGAAACTCAAAAGGAATACTTAATGAAATTAGAAAAAAAAGAAGTATTTACGGAAAAAGAGAAAATTTATATAAAAAAATTAAAAATAAAATATAGAAGTAACTCAATAAAGGAAATAATAGAAAAAATGGTTATACCGCCAATATCTATAATATTGGCACAAGGAATAACAGAAAGCGGTTGGGGAACTTCAAGATTTTTTGCAGAAGGAAATAATGTTTTTGGAGTTTGGACTTATAGAGAGGATTTACCTAGAATAAAATCGTTAAATGGTGTAAGAGGAATTAATGAAGTATATTTGAGAAAATTTAATAGTATAAAAGATAGTATTGAAAATTATTTTTATAATATTTCAGTTGGGAATGGATATAAAAATTTTAGAGAAAAGATTAATCAAAATAAAGATAAATTTGAAATAATAAAAGAATTAAAAAATTATTCTGAGGAGCGAGAAGAGTATGTAAAAAAAATTGAAAATATTATAAAATACAATGAATTAGAAAAATATGAAAAATATCAATTAATAAACTATAACTAA
- a CDS encoding flagellar basal body L-ring protein FlgH, with the protein MKLNKIIILFLIVIVASCTNTNPLINTAATVKGLNKNSETAEYPTEKASRIAEMPDISVFFPEDENKSKDETNSLWNIEQNSLYSDGRANKKGDILFILINEEATAKLTYSNAKTGFTNYRPVDDKIAKETTSTSQATNPRDKNIAKDKIEETTDTTPKPDSNSFDGTGDQSRGASYTGKIAARVEDVDKYGNLFIRGTKTTLLNNEIVTLEVTGYIRPNDIEIDNTIDSKYIENMEFSYNGAMYVGKPKITNIGDNKQYIEEKNTIDNTQNTGNKTNIEEKNTIDNTQNTGNKTNIENKRKKFLGIF; encoded by the coding sequence ATGAAATTAAATAAAATCATTATATTATTTTTGATAGTAATAGTAGCTAGTTGTACAAATACAAATCCACTTATAAACACTGCTGCTACAGTAAAAGGTCTGAATAAAAATAGTGAAACAGCGGAATATCCTACAGAAAAAGCTAGTAGAATAGCCGAAATGCCAGATATAAGTGTGTTTTTTCCAGAAGATGAAAATAAAAGTAAAGACGAAACAAATTCATTATGGAATATTGAGCAAAATTCTCTTTACAGTGATGGAAGAGCAAATAAAAAAGGAGATATTTTATTTATTTTAATAAATGAAGAAGCAACAGCAAAACTTACATATAGCAATGCTAAAACAGGGTTTACTAATTATAGACCTGTAGATGATAAAATAGCAAAAGAGACAACTTCAACATCGCAAGCAACTAATCCAAGGGATAAAAATATAGCTAAAGATAAAATAGAAGAGACAACAGATACAACGCCAAAACCAGATTCAAATTCTTTTGATGGAACAGGAGATCAAAGTAGAGGGGCATCATATACAGGAAAAATAGCGGCAAGAGTAGAAGATGTAGACAAATATGGAAATTTATTCATAAGAGGGACCAAAACAACACTTTTAAATAATGAAATAGTCACATTAGAAGTAACAGGATATATTAGACCAAATGATATTGAAATTGATAATACTATTGATTCGAAATATATTGAAAATATGGAATTTAGTTATAATGGCGCTATGTATGTTGGAAAGCCTAAAATTACTAATATAGGTGATAATAAACAGTATATAGAAGAAAAAAATACAATAGATAATACTCAAAATACTGGGAATAAAACTAATATAGAAGAAAAAAATACAATAGATAATACTCAAAATACTGGGAATAAAACTAATATAGAAAATAAAAGAAAAAAATTCTTAGGTATTTTTTAA
- a CDS encoding BamA/OMP85 family outer membrane protein, with the protein MIKKSFIFLIFILSITISYATQVKIGKIFVKNNEEVPIEVILNKMSLKEGQIFTTEEMVKDYVKLKKEKYIEDLKIFPQIENGEINVVVDIQENIDAVRYLKEEGIVPVSELEKIDKSLIIKSIEVFGNINISKEEILKNVPVKIGGFFSKTKILEGQERILKTGYFREVTPEVLKYKDGIYIKYKVLENPVITGIKIIGNTLFTQDELTKDFITKPGEIYNINNLKKDRDSLLKKYYDKGYSLANLVDMRLDENYNLTIQVSEGIVRGIQFRKIARKEDGMRRKANDIKLRTKDFVLRREVELEIGKPFEREKFEKTASNLFKLGLFKNVTQEFKDIEGDPDGKIVVFLLDENKSATYTGSISYGSSTGLLGSLSLEDKNFKGKNQTAALSYAQGTSTKTYNLSFSDPWVKGTERLSYGWSIYKKNYTDTSSTDAYYVDKIGGSASLGKGLSKRVRVNGTIKYEQIEESNEDEEVQSDYDIITLTPSFTYDTRNNIYDATKGDYARISLQLGKILGSEEFAVTELELRKYKLALSEKNSMAYRLMTGMASSNVKEGLKFNVGGGSSLRGYDYGDFQGVYQLYGNIENRTKLDDNFQFVLFYDFGRAWENETSFNQGLINGEYSSASDYVKFLHDIKHSYGFGIRIQTPLGPLRFDYGWPIGDSDVKGGQFYFNIGQMF; encoded by the coding sequence GTGATTAAGAAGAGTTTTATATTTTTAATATTTATTTTAAGTATTACAATAAGTTATGCAACACAAGTTAAAATAGGTAAAATTTTTGTAAAAAACAATGAAGAAGTCCCAATAGAAGTAATTCTAAATAAAATGAGCTTAAAAGAAGGACAAATATTTACAACAGAAGAAATGGTAAAAGACTATGTAAAATTAAAAAAAGAGAAATATATAGAAGATTTAAAAATATTTCCACAAATTGAAAATGGAGAAATAAATGTAGTGGTTGATATTCAAGAAAATATAGATGCCGTTAGATATTTAAAAGAAGAAGGGATAGTTCCAGTATCAGAGCTAGAAAAGATTGATAAATCATTAATAATAAAAAGTATAGAAGTTTTTGGTAATATAAATATATCAAAAGAAGAAATATTAAAAAATGTACCTGTAAAAATAGGAGGATTCTTTTCTAAAACTAAAATATTAGAAGGGCAAGAGAGAATATTAAAAACAGGTTATTTTAGAGAAGTAACACCAGAAGTTTTAAAATATAAAGATGGAATATATATAAAATATAAAGTATTGGAAAATCCGGTAATAACAGGAATAAAAATTATAGGAAATACACTATTTACGCAAGATGAATTAACAAAAGATTTTATTACTAAACCTGGTGAAATCTATAATATTAATAATTTAAAAAAAGATAGAGATAGTTTATTGAAAAAATATTATGATAAAGGATATTCATTAGCAAATCTAGTTGATATGAGATTAGATGAAAATTATAATTTAACAATTCAAGTTTCTGAAGGAATTGTTAGGGGAATTCAATTTAGAAAAATTGCTAGAAAAGAAGACGGAATGAGAAGAAAAGCAAATGATATTAAATTAAGAACAAAGGATTTTGTACTGAGAAGAGAAGTAGAATTAGAAATAGGAAAACCTTTTGAAAGAGAAAAATTTGAAAAAACAGCGAGCAATTTATTTAAATTAGGATTATTTAAAAATGTTACACAAGAATTTAAAGATATAGAAGGAGATCCAGATGGAAAAATAGTTGTGTTTTTATTAGATGAAAATAAAAGTGCAACTTATACAGGATCGATTTCCTACGGGTCATCAACAGGACTTTTAGGAAGTTTAAGTTTAGAAGATAAAAATTTTAAAGGTAAAAATCAAACAGCTGCACTTAGCTATGCGCAAGGAACTAGCACAAAAACTTATAATTTGAGTTTTTCAGATCCTTGGGTAAAAGGGACAGAAAGACTTTCTTATGGATGGAGTATATATAAGAAAAATTATACAGATACAAGCAGTACAGACGCTTATTATGTAGATAAAATCGGTGGAAGTGCTAGTTTAGGAAAGGGCCTTTCTAAAAGAGTTCGTGTAAATGGAACAATAAAATATGAACAAATAGAAGAAAGCAATGAAGATGAAGAAGTACAGTCAGATTATGATATAATTACTTTAACACCATCATTTACTTATGATACAAGAAACAATATTTATGATGCAACAAAAGGTGATTATGCAAGAATCTCTTTACAATTAGGGAAAATATTAGGCTCTGAAGAATTTGCGGTAACGGAACTAGAGCTTAGAAAGTATAAATTAGCACTTTCTGAAAAAAATAGTATGGCATATAGACTTATGACAGGAATGGCTTCCTCAAATGTTAAAGAAGGATTGAAATTTAATGTTGGTGGTGGAAGTAGTTTAAGAGGATATGATTATGGTGATTTTCAAGGTGTTTATCAATTATATGGAAATATAGAGAATAGAACAAAATTAGATGATAATTTTCAATTTGTGCTTTTTTATGACTTTGGAAGAGCGTGGGAAAATGAAACATCATTTAATCAAGGATTAATTAATGGCGAATATAGTTCGGCAAGTGATTATGTAAAATTTTTACATGATATAAAACATTCTTATGGATTTGGAATAAGAATTCAAACGCCTCTTGGTCCATTAAGATTTGATTATGGATGGCCAATTGGTGATAGTGACGTAAAAGGTGGACAATTTTATTTTAATATAGGACAAATGTTCTAA
- a CDS encoding OmpH family outer membrane protein, translated as MKKIVLLVMMVLLGLSAFAQNIGVVNYQKILSNYKGYKDAVNYLEQEKSRLQSDIDKRVAEYKKLESEVNSQKKSTEEDKQKLQRELKSLNQYVDTMKQVLSKTEYEQMNTVKSDINVVIQEVAKEKKLDVVLDSQVVIIGGIDISDVVIERLANTEKISLD; from the coding sequence ATGAAAAAAATAGTTTTATTAGTTATGATGGTTTTATTAGGATTAAGTGCTTTTGCACAAAATATTGGGGTAGTTAATTATCAAAAAATTCTATCTAATTATAAAGGATATAAAGATGCAGTTAATTACTTAGAACAAGAAAAATCTAGATTACAAAGTGATATAGATAAAAGAGTAGCGGAGTATAAAAAACTAGAAAGTGAAGTAAATTCTCAAAAAAAATCTACAGAAGAAGACAAACAAAAGCTTCAAAGAGAATTAAAATCTTTAAATCAATACGTAGATACAATGAAACAAGTATTATCAAAAACAGAATATGAGCAAATGAATACTGTAAAATCTGATATAAATGTTGTTATTCAAGAAGTTGCAAAAGAAAAAAAATTAGATGTGGTACTAGATAGTCAAGTAGTGATAATAGGTGGGATAGATATTAGTGATGTTGTAATAGAGAGATTAGCTAATACCGAAAAAATATCACTTGATTAA
- the lpxD gene encoding UDP-3-O-(3-hydroxymyristoyl)glucosamine N-acyltransferase: MYSIKRLSEMINGEIYGESDITVKRIAPFESATNRELTFAADKKYLSKLDETRAKVIIIPNINKDILPKDKTYIIVNDSPRILMPKILDFFKPKIKDIKEMIEKDAKISNSAKIAPNTYIGHNVEIGENTIIYPNVTILEGVKIGKNCIIYPNVTIREFCEIGNDVILQPGCVIGSDGFGYVKVDNKNTKIDQIGRVIIEDRVEIGANSTIDRGAIGDTRIKEGTKLDNLVHIAHNVEIGKESIIIAQVGIAGSTEIGDNVTLAGQVGVVGHIKIGNNVVAAAKSAITGSIKDNSKISGYPAIDYAEDLKAKVAFKRLPELLKRVRVLEKLINK; this comes from the coding sequence ATGTATTCAATAAAAAGATTGTCTGAAATGATAAATGGAGAAATTTATGGTGAAAGTGATATCACTGTAAAAAGAATAGCTCCATTTGAAAGTGCAACAAATAGAGAATTGACATTTGCAGCAGATAAAAAATATTTATCAAAGTTAGATGAAACAAGGGCAAAAGTAATAATAATTCCTAATATAAACAAAGATATATTACCTAAAGATAAAACATATATCATTGTAAATGATAGTCCTAGAATATTGATGCCAAAGATATTAGATTTTTTTAAACCAAAAATAAAAGATATAAAAGAGATGATTGAAAAGGATGCTAAAATATCTAATAGTGCTAAAATAGCCCCAAATACTTATATTGGTCACAATGTAGAAATAGGTGAAAATACTATTATTTATCCAAATGTTACTATATTGGAAGGTGTAAAAATAGGGAAAAATTGTATCATTTATCCAAACGTAACAATAAGAGAATTTTGTGAAATAGGCAATGATGTAATATTACAACCAGGGTGTGTAATTGGTTCAGATGGATTTGGATATGTAAAAGTAGATAATAAAAATACTAAAATAGATCAAATAGGAAGAGTTATTATAGAAGATAGAGTAGAAATAGGAGCAAATTCTACTATAGATAGAGGCGCAATAGGAGATACAAGAATAAAAGAAGGAACAAAATTAGATAATTTAGTGCATATAGCACATAATGTAGAAATAGGAAAAGAAAGTATAATCATTGCTCAAGTAGGAATAGCTGGAAGTACAGAAATAGGAGATAATGTTACTTTAGCTGGACAAGTTGGAGTAGTAGGGCATATTAAAATAGGAAATAATGTTGTAGCTGCAGCTAAAAGTGCTATAACTGGAAGTATTAAGGATAATTCTAAAATTTCAGGTTATCCTGCTATTGATTATGCAGAGGATTTAAAAGCAAAAGTAGCTTTTAAAAGGTTACCAGAATTATTAAAAAGAGTAAGAGTTCTAGAAAAGTTAATTAATAAATAG
- a CDS encoding flagellar basal body P-ring protein FlgI has translation MKRKIVIILFLIINIISFSEPKQRIKEIARIEGVRKNHLIGMGLVVGLNGTGDSAKNLTPQLLKSLYRYFGTELGQSQVDSKNVAAVMVTAELPSFKKIGDTIDVTVSSINGAKSLEGGILLQTQLVAGNKVYALAQGTLSRVTGKNITNSVNGYIPSGATVEREVEVELVNNNKLSIILNNPDFTTASRVAEVINKRFNYDTAKAIDASKIEIKQTYVFEDDIVSFISAIENLEVETDRKSKIVIYEKSGTIILGNEIKVSPVAISHGDLSIAIGNNTGTDKKGNALYFNGSTVKDVVDMLNSIGATPNDIISILQALKASGAIEAEIDVR, from the coding sequence ATGAAAAGAAAAATAGTAATAATATTATTTTTAATAATAAATATTATCTCTTTTTCTGAGCCGAAACAGAGGATAAAAGAGATAGCAAGAATAGAAGGTGTTAGAAAAAATCATTTAATCGGAATGGGATTAGTTGTAGGTTTAAACGGTACAGGTGATAGTGCAAAAAATTTAACACCACAATTATTAAAATCATTATATAGATATTTTGGTACAGAATTAGGTCAATCTCAAGTAGACTCTAAAAATGTTGCAGCAGTAATGGTAACGGCAGAACTACCTTCTTTTAAAAAAATAGGTGATACAATAGATGTTACAGTATCTTCGATTAATGGTGCTAAAAGTTTAGAAGGAGGGATACTTCTACAAACACAGCTTGTTGCAGGAAACAAAGTTTATGCATTAGCTCAAGGGACTTTATCTAGAGTTACAGGTAAAAACATAACAAATAGTGTAAATGGATATATACCAAGTGGAGCTACAGTAGAAAGAGAAGTAGAAGTTGAATTAGTAAATAACAATAAATTATCAATTATTTTAAATAATCCAGATTTTACTACTGCTTCAAGAGTTGCAGAAGTTATAAATAAAAGATTTAATTATGATACGGCAAAAGCAATAGATGCTTCTAAAATAGAAATAAAACAAACATATGTGTTTGAAGATGATATTGTAAGTTTTATTTCAGCTATAGAAAATTTGGAAGTTGAAACGGATAGAAAATCCAAAATTGTAATTTATGAAAAAAGTGGTACAATAATATTAGGGAATGAAATTAAAGTATCACCAGTGGCTATATCACACGGCGATCTATCTATAGCAATAGGAAATAATACTGGAACAGATAAAAAAGGAAATGCACTATATTTTAACGGATCAACAGTAAAAGATGTAGTTGATATGCTTAATTCAATAGGAGCTACACCAAATGATATAATATCTATTTTACAAGCTTTAAAAGCATCAGGAGCAATTGAAGCAGAAATTGATGTTAGGTAG
- a CDS encoding M48 family metallopeptidase encodes MFVYLEGYSEKIKIQVKELFNNNLVEKYLFNKYKVKHNISTDKLLYGYVDNLRKKYLKKTKPLNKVKYDSKIKLKKQALGLNIFNYKIHGNKTIATNEIKISTDFKNVPEEFLRFVVIHELAHLKEKEHNKEFYKLCTHIEKNYFQFELDMRIYLTYIKLTNKYLW; translated from the coding sequence ATGTTTGTGTATTTAGAGGGATATTCTGAAAAAATTAAAATTCAAGTTAAAGAATTATTTAATAATAATCTTGTAGAAAAATACTTGTTTAATAAATATAAAGTGAAACACAATATATCTACGGATAAACTTTTATACGGATATGTAGATAATTTAAGAAAAAAATATTTAAAAAAAACAAAACCTTTAAATAAAGTAAAATATGATAGTAAAATAAAATTAAAAAAACAAGCACTTGGTCTTAATATATTTAATTATAAAATACATGGAAATAAAACAATTGCAACTAATGAAATAAAAATTTCTACAGATTTTAAAAATGTTCCAGAAGAATTTTTAAGATTTGTTGTAATACATGAATTAGCACATTTAAAAGAAAAAGAACATAATAAAGAATTTTATAAATTATGTACTCATATTGAAAAAAATTATTTTCAATTTGAATTAGATATGAGGATATATTTAACTTATATAAAATTAACAAATAAATACTTATGGTAA
- a CDS encoding rod-binding protein, which translates to MINTTNYLKYLNTVKIPEKKLTKDEKALKETSEEFEALFVKMLLDSMDKTVDKSNNMFYAGNSEEIFKSMLNTEYSKQMAKSSDFGIAKNIYEQLSKNVNNKK; encoded by the coding sequence ATGATTAATACAACAAATTATTTAAAATATTTAAATACTGTAAAAATACCTGAAAAAAAATTAACAAAAGATGAAAAAGCATTAAAAGAAACTAGTGAAGAATTTGAAGCATTATTTGTAAAAATGTTATTAGATTCAATGGATAAAACAGTTGATAAAAGTAATAATATGTTTTATGCAGGAAATTCAGAAGAAATATTTAAATCAATGTTAAATACAGAATATTCTAAGCAAATGGCTAAAAGTTCTGATTTTGGTATTGCTAAAAATATATATGAGCAATTATCTAAAAATGTAAATAATAAAAAATAA
- a CDS encoding flagellar hook-basal body protein, with amino-acid sequence MLRGIYTSASGMTTQAKKQDTIADNLANINTTGYKKSTTIMEQGKEFDIYRKENVEARVPEREEVKLTKIGKLGTGVKIKENYINFEQGELKTTESNLDFAIKGKGLFAIETDRGIRFSRMGNFSINSEGYLVNHEGDKVLAYNETGKLGYIKPLKDFKIKKNGEIINGDIISEVAINNLNIDYRLPMEEAKTTGNALYIAEFDDTRELTKEGNSYYLADISKSKFSSKSDVYQGYLEMSNVNTVKEMVELINVQRSYETNQKVLSAQDETLDKVVNNIGKWT; translated from the coding sequence ATGTTGAGAGGAATATACACTTCAGCTTCAGGAATGACAACACAAGCAAAAAAACAAGATACAATAGCAGATAACTTAGCAAATATAAATACAACTGGGTATAAAAAAAGTACTACTATAATGGAGCAAGGAAAAGAATTTGATATTTACAGAAAAGAAAATGTTGAAGCAAGAGTACCAGAACGAGAAGAGGTAAAATTAACGAAAATAGGTAAATTAGGTACAGGAGTTAAGATTAAAGAAAATTATATAAATTTTGAACAAGGAGAATTAAAAACTACAGAAAGTAATTTGGATTTTGCAATAAAAGGAAAAGGTTTATTTGCAATTGAAACAGATAGAGGAATTAGATTTAGTAGAATGGGAAACTTTAGTATAAATTCTGAAGGGTATTTAGTTAATCATGAGGGTGATAAAGTACTTGCATACAATGAAACGGGTAAATTAGGTTATATTAAACCATTAAAAGATTTTAAAATCAAAAAAAATGGAGAAATTATAAATGGAGATATTATTTCAGAGGTAGCAATAAATAATCTTAATATAGATTATAGATTACCAATGGAAGAAGCTAAAACGACAGGAAATGCATTATATATAGCTGAATTCGATGATACTAGAGAATTAACAAAAGAAGGAAATAGTTATTATTTAGCAGATATATCAAAATCAAAGTTTTCATCAAAAAGTGATGTTTATCAAGGATATCTAGAAATGTCTAATGTAAATACAGTAAAAGAAATGGTTGAATTAATTAATGTACAAAGATCTTATGAAACTAATCAAAAAGTATTAAGCGCTCAAGATGAAACATTAGATAAAGTTGTAAATAATATTGGAAAATGGACTTAA
- a CDS encoding SpoIVB peptidase S55 domain-containing protein yields the protein MKKIYKYILLFLININIFSNEYIDYQDILLGSIGNIKTVLKGEKIEDISIKIITILKDENSNSDMLLFQMIDNNTFVSEGMSGSPVYINNKLIGSVAYALKDNRKYGLIKPVNYFEKYPQKELSTEVLPGTSIAISPTRGDIFLDNIGTLTYVDKLNNVYIYSHGLNEIGDIKYYLNKAHIDFVYNDINNSFKIGHSTKTIGEISSDTKIGFKGKINNNISEYKFLINLVEKDSENKKKIQYNIIKNENTLRKYLEESLSVALQKNVRKKEYKTVKYKYKIFNKNGYKIFEESNILIAENGIINGLANTLSNSILNVVDNKFKYIDFDKIEINIDFYDESKIMYLNEINLDKKIFVLGEKINIKLGYLIHQVGNVEKIIEFEIPNNIKIGKLTLEALVNEGKNNEQAKNIVEYLYNLENNIQNNELLIQLKNEEGEVIFMKKYNFDYYIISNNNYSKDIIIDSFEASTSN from the coding sequence ATGAAGAAAATATATAAGTATATACTTTTATTTTTAATAAATATTAATATTTTTTCAAATGAATATATTGATTATCAAGATATACTATTAGGGAGTATAGGTAATATTAAAACAGTGTTAAAAGGAGAAAAAATAGAAGATATTTCAATAAAAATAATAACTATATTAAAAGATGAAAATTCAAATAGTGATATGTTATTATTTCAAATGATTGATAATAATACATTTGTATCTGAAGGAATGAGTGGGTCACCAGTATATATTAATAATAAATTAATTGGTAGTGTTGCGTATGCACTTAAAGATAATAGGAAATATGGACTGATAAAACCAGTGAATTATTTTGAAAAATATCCACAGAAAGAATTATCAACTGAAGTGTTACCAGGAACATCTATTGCTATCTCCCCAACAAGAGGAGATATTTTTTTAGATAATATAGGCACGTTAACATATGTAGATAAGTTAAATAATGTATATATATATTCACATGGCCTAAATGAAATTGGAGATATTAAATATTATTTAAATAAAGCACATATTGATTTTGTTTATAATGATATTAATAATTCTTTTAAAATTGGACATAGCACAAAAACAATAGGAGAAATATCAAGTGATACAAAAATAGGATTTAAAGGTAAAATAAATAATAATATTTCAGAATATAAATTTTTAATTAATTTAGTTGAAAAAGATAGTGAAAATAAGAAAAAAATACAGTATAATATTATAAAAAATGAAAATACATTAAGAAAATATTTAGAAGAATCATTGTCAGTAGCACTACAAAAAAATGTAAGGAAAAAAGAATATAAAACAGTAAAATATAAATATAAAATATTTAATAAAAATGGTTATAAAATATTTGAAGAAAGCAATATATTAATAGCTGAAAATGGTATTATTAATGGATTAGCAAATACATTATCAAACAGCATATTGAATGTAGTTGATAATAAATTTAAATATATAGATTTTGATAAAATAGAAATTAATATAGATTTTTATGATGAGAGCAAAATAATGTATTTAAATGAAATAAATTTAGATAAAAAAATATTTGTGTTGGGAGAAAAAATAAATATTAAATTAGGATATTTAATTCATCAGGTTGGGAATGTTGAAAAGATAATAGAGTTTGAGATACCTAATAATATAAAAATAGGGAAACTCACTTTAGAAGCTTTGGTTAATGAAGGTAAAAATAATGAACAAGCAAAAAATATAGTAGAATATTTATATAACTTAGAAAATAATATACAAAATAATGAGCTCTTGATTCAATTAAAAAATGAAGAGGGCGAAGTTATTTTTATGAAAAAATATAATTTTGATTATTATATTATTTCTAACAATAATTATTCTAAAGATATAATTATTGATAGTTTTGAGGCAAGTACAAGTAATTAA